One segment of Cydia amplana chromosome 16, ilCydAmpl1.1, whole genome shotgun sequence DNA contains the following:
- the LOC134655528 gene encoding microtubule-associated protein RP/EB family member 1 isoform X1 yields the protein MAVNVYSTNVTSENLSRHDMLAWVNDCLQSSFAKIEELCTGAAYCQFMDMLFPGSVPMKRIKFKTNLEHEYIQNFKILQAGFKKMQVDKVIPVDKLIKGRFQDNFEFLQWFKKFFDANYDGREYDAFEARGGFMIGSGACETGVPLCAGALAPVPAPAQRVRRVAPPSGIGKANTAVRSPPVNLARLNQSAKGDSKALDELNLQVNELKATVDGLEKERDFYFGKLRDIEVICQEMEEQQTGPIVQKILDILYATEDGFAPPEEIDGDNPHPPEEDEY from the exons ATGGCAGTAAACGTATATTCAACTAACGTGACTTCGGAGAATTTGTCTCGACATGACATGTTGGCGTGGGTGAACGACTGCTTGCAGTCCAGCTTCGCCAAGATCGAGGAACTGTGCACAGGCGCCGCGTACTGTCAGTTCATGGACATGCTGTTCCCTGGCAGCGTGCCCATGAAGCGCATTAAATTCAAAACGAATCTAGAACATGAGTACATACAAAACTTCAAAATTTTACAAGCTGGCTTTAAAAAAATGCAAGTGGACAAG GTAATCCCCGTGGACAAGCTGATCAAAGGGAGGTTTCAAGACAACTTTGAGTTCTTGCAGTGGTTTAAAAAGTTTTTCGATGCAAACTATGATGGACGCGAGTATGACGCTTTCGAGGCGCGGGGCGGCTTTATGATCGGGTCGGGCGCGTGCGAGACGGGCGTGCCCCTGTGCGCCGGCGCGCTCGCGCCTGTGCCTGCGCCCGCGCAGCGCGTGCGCCGCGTCGCGCCGCCCTCCGGCA TCGGCAAGGCCAACACCGCGGTGCGGTCGCCCCCTGTGAACCTCGCCAGGTTAAATCAAAGTGCGAAAGGCGACTCTAAAGCTCTGGATGAACTGAACCTTCAG GTAAACGAACTAAAAGCCACAGTAGATGGCCTTGAGAAGGAAAGAGATTTCTACTTCGGGAAACTCAGGGACATAGAGGTGATCTGTCAAGAAATGGAAGAACAGCAAACTGGCCCAATTGTTCAAAAAATCCTCGACATATTATATGCGACTGAG GATGGATTCGCGCCTCCCGAGGAGATCGACGGGGACAACCCGCACCCACCCGAAGAGGACGAGTATTGA
- the LOC134655528 gene encoding microtubule-associated protein RP/EB family member 1 isoform X2 gives MAVNVYSTNVTSENLSRHDMLAWVNDCLQSSFAKIEELCTGAAYCQFMDMLFPGSVPMKRIKFKTNLEHEYIQNFKILQAGFKKMQVDKIVPIDKLVKGRFQDNFEFLQWFKKFFDANYGGTDYDALAAREGLPMGHGGASAPRGGPGPKKPVAPVARVPARPQTIGKANTAVRSPPVNLARLNQSAKGDSKALDELNLQVNELKATVDGLEKERDFYFGKLRDIEVICQEMEEQQTGPIVQKILDILYATEDGFAPPEEIDGDNPHPPEEDEY, from the exons ATGGCAGTAAACGTATATTCAACTAACGTGACTTCGGAGAATTTGTCTCGACATGACATGTTGGCGTGGGTGAACGACTGCTTGCAGTCCAGCTTCGCCAAGATCGAGGAACTGTGCACAGGCGCCGCGTACTGTCAGTTCATGGACATGCTGTTCCCTGGCAGCGTGCCCATGAAGCGCATTAAATTCAAAACGAATCTAGAACATGAGTACATACAAAACTTCAAAATTTTACAAGCTGGCTTTAAAAAAATGCAAGTGGACAAG atAGTACCCATTGACAAACTGGTGAAGGGTCGTTTCCAGGATAACTTTGAGTTTTTGCAATGGTTCAAGAAATTCTTTGATGCCAACTACGGAGGCACGGATTATGACGCGCTGGCCGCCCGGGAGGGACTCCCGATGGGGCACGGGGGCGCCTCGGCGCCGCGCGGGGGCCCCGGCCCCAAGAAGCCCGTGGCGCCCGTCGCCAGGGTGCCGGCCAGACCCCAAACCA TCGGCAAGGCCAACACCGCGGTGCGGTCGCCCCCTGTGAACCTCGCCAGGTTAAATCAAAGTGCGAAAGGCGACTCTAAAGCTCTGGATGAACTGAACCTTCAG GTAAACGAACTAAAAGCCACAGTAGATGGCCTTGAGAAGGAAAGAGATTTCTACTTCGGGAAACTCAGGGACATAGAGGTGATCTGTCAAGAAATGGAAGAACAGCAAACTGGCCCAATTGTTCAAAAAATCCTCGACATATTATATGCGACTGAG GATGGATTCGCGCCTCCCGAGGAGATCGACGGGGACAACCCGCACCCACCCGAAGAGGACGAGTATTGA
- the LOC134655529 gene encoding probable peptidoglycan muropeptide transporter SLC46: protein MSVNNNDTISDNEFEASGTTNTISELPGRPFKITMEVPLFLTLMGIALSGTAINNILLYRTCVHTLNYSKDECKGFLLPDKTNDTRKLEEEVQKYATFISMVRTVIEALVPAVLSLFLGVWSDTHGRKPLVVWPLLGLTVTSMLTVVYSMLDDYGPWWFILAVLPFSFTGGFTVLITGAYCYISDITTTDKRSLRMTVVEGAISAGSIVGSIMSSYLLGYVGNVYLLLIVTALYVAAYAFTNICLIESLTGAIQGGLCSVLDFLLVKEMVTECFKRRPNHGRAKIFLLTLANTFTIFILYGTFSLDYLYTREKLHWAMKEYTLFTAANTLIAFLGSILGIYIFQRALGLGDVPLAIVSFISSVVDCLIKTFAVTTWHMYLTSVSFVRVISAPLIRSFLSKMVPLEDIAKVFALLCTMESVCPIIAPLIYNTLYNLTIHDFPGAFYLLSAAINSVCVVILGFVMYYESDATPYQQLQVSL from the exons ATGTCTGTAAATAATAATGATACAATTAGTGATAATGAGTTTGAGGCCAGTGGAACTACAAATACCATTAGTGAGCTACCTGGTAGACCATTTAAGATTACGATGGAAGTGCCTTTATTCTTAACATTAATGGGCATAGCTCTTTCAG gAACTGCTATTAATAACATTCTATTATATCGTACTTGCGTACATACTCTTAACTATAGTAAAGACGAATGCAAAGGATTTCTACTACCAGACAAAACAAATGACACTCGCAAGCTGGAGGAGGAAGTCCAGAAATATGCAACATTTATTTCAATGGTGAGGACAGTGATAGAGGCACTAGTTCCTGCTGTCCTCTCCCTATTTCTAGGTGTGTGGTCTGATACTCATGGCCGGAAACCTTTAGTTGTCTGGCCATTGCTTG gcTTAACAGTGACATCAATGTTGACAGTGGTGTACAGTATGTTGGATGACTATGGCCCGTGGTGGTTCATATTGGCGGTGCTTCCATTTTCCTTCACAGGAGGATTCACTGTGTTGATAACCGGAGCATATTGTTATATCAGCGACATTACTACGACAGATAAGAGATCACTTAG aaTGACAGTGGTCGAGGGAGCGATATCAGCAGGGAGCATCGTAGGTTCTATAATGAGTTCGTATCTCCTCGGCTACGTTGGAAATGTGTATTTACTACTTATCGTAACGGCTCTGTATGTAGCCGCGTACGCTTTCACGAATATCTGCTTGATTGAGTCTTTAACAGGGGCAATACAG GGAGGACTATGCTCAGTCCTAGATTTTCTTCTAGTCAAAGAAATGGTGACCGAATGCTTTAAGCGCCGACCAAACCACGGAAGAGCTAAGATTTTCCTTCTCACACTAGCAAatacttttacaatttttatactCTACGGGACATTCAGCTTAGATTACCTGTATACAAGAGAGAAGCTACATTGGGCGATGAAGGAATATACTCTATTTACTGCGGCAAATACTTTAATAGCCTTCTTGGGATCTATTTTGGGAATATACATTTTTCAACGCGCTCTTGGCTTGGGTGATGTGCCGCTGGCAATCGTGTCGTTTATCTCTTCGGTGGTCGATTGCTTAATAAAGACGTTTGCAGTGACTACATGGCACATGTATC TTACATCAGTGTCTTTCGTAAGAGTCATATCGGCTCCGCTGATACGATCTTTCTTGTCCAAAATGGTGCCGCTAGAAGACATAGCGAAGGTGTTCGCGCTCCTCTGCACTATGGAGTCGGTGTGCCCGATCATAGCGCCGTTGATATATAATACACTCTATAATTTGACAATACACGATTTTCCGGgcgctttttatttattgagcGCGGCCATTAATTCAGTGTGTGTTGTTATACTAGG gTTCGTCATGTATTACGAATCGGATGCAACACCATATCAACAATTACAAGTTTcgctgtaa